The Gemella haemolysans genome includes a region encoding these proteins:
- a CDS encoding DUF1492 domain-containing protein: protein MRDKKERIAYKKIRYLERIRDLEDSIQELHEQIKDEEARKTRVKAIDYSKEQVKGGNKSSWEAMIDRVDRYIQKLLNAIIELTEMKEEVLDLIMNVENTKYKHLLIMRYIRWYSWDYIEKKMDISQNTRLKYHTEALSEIYIPDLYKGRY, encoded by the coding sequence ATGAGAGATAAGAAAGAAAGAATAGCATATAAGAAGATTAGATATTTAGAACGTATTAGAGATTTAGAAGATAGCATTCAAGAATTACATGAGCAAATTAAAGATGAAGAAGCAAGAAAGACTAGAGTAAAAGCTATTGATTATTCGAAAGAACAAGTCAAGGGTGGTAATAAATCAAGTTGGGAAGCTATGATAGATAGGGTAGATAGATATATTCAGAAATTGTTAAATGCTATTATTGAATTAACTGAAATGAAAGAAGAAGTGTTAGACTTAATTATGAATGTTGAAAATACAAAATATAAACATTTGCTTATAATGAGATACATTAGATGGTATAGCTGGGATTATATCGAAAAGAAAATGGATATAAGTCAAAACACAAGATTGAAGTATCATACAGAAGCATTATCAGAGATATATATTCCTGATTTATATAAGGGGAGATATTAA
- a CDS encoding terminase small subunit — MAKLSLKQQKFADEYIISGNAEKSALSAGYSESYARKQSHKLLANVGIKSYIDERMKEIESKKSATQQEVIEYLTSVMRGEHKEEILIGQGQGFQEITYIDVSAKDRLKAANLLNKIHQARESKQDETKKEDKLDIYIAKVDGELDEFI, encoded by the coding sequence TTGGCAAAATTAAGTTTAAAACAACAAAAATTCGCTGATGAGTACATCATTAGTGGAAATGCTGAAAAATCGGCTTTGAGTGCAGGTTATTCTGAGAGTTATGCAAGGAAACAATCTCATAAATTGTTGGCAAATGTAGGCATAAAATCTTATATTGATGAACGGATGAAAGAGATTGAATCTAAGAAGTCAGCAACACAACAAGAAGTAATTGAGTATTTAACATCGGTGATGCGGGGTGAACATAAAGAGGAGATACTTATCGGACAGGGTCAAGGTTTTCAAGAAATAACCTATATTGATGTAAGCGCCAAAGATAGATTAAAGGCTGCTAATTTACTTAATAAAATCCATCAGGCAAGAGAGAGTAAGCAAGACGAGACCAAGAAAGAAGATAAGCTTGATATCTATATAGCAAAAGTAGATGGTGAATTAGATGAGTTTATATGA
- a CDS encoding PBSX family phage terminase large subunit codes for MSLYDLYTPKQIEILKRVKEKDFFILGLHGAKRTGKTVINNDIFLRELRRVRMIADKLNIKEPMYILAGVSSKTIQNNVLQELYNRYELEIKFDKHNSFTLFGVKVVQAFTGTIAGLGGIRGMTAFGAYINEASLANETVFKEIISRCSGDGARIVFDTNPDNPEHWLKKEYIDSESENIISYHFRLDDNTFLSERYIKNIKESTPSGMFYDRDIEGLWVTGEGIVYSDFDRNKHYFDDYSNITFKKKFAGVDWGYSHYGSIVVMGESVDGKFYLLEEHAYQFKEIDDWVEIAKEIKERHGNITFYCDSARPEHVDRFYRERLNSVNANKERLAGIEQVARLFKKDSLFINSNVKRFKEEIYNYIWDEKTGDTIKQFDDVLDSLRYAIYSYMNRQTAKVLNKARLGL; via the coding sequence ATGAGTTTATATGATCTATACACGCCAAAACAAATTGAAATATTAAAAAGGGTAAAAGAAAAAGATTTCTTTATCTTGGGACTTCACGGAGCTAAAAGAACGGGTAAGACAGTAATCAACAATGATATATTCTTACGAGAGTTAAGACGTGTTAGAATGATAGCTGATAAGTTAAACATTAAAGAGCCCATGTATATTTTAGCTGGAGTATCGAGTAAAACTATTCAAAATAACGTACTACAAGAACTCTATAACCGATATGAATTAGAAATTAAGTTTGATAAACACAATTCATTTACTTTGTTTGGTGTAAAGGTCGTACAGGCTTTTACAGGGACTATTGCTGGACTTGGTGGTATTCGTGGTATGACAGCCTTTGGGGCTTATATTAATGAGGCTTCATTGGCAAATGAAACGGTATTTAAAGAGATTATCTCACGTTGTTCAGGAGATGGAGCAAGGATAGTATTTGACACCAACCCAGACAACCCCGAACACTGGTTAAAGAAAGAATATATTGACAGTGAGAGTGAAAATATAATATCGTATCATTTTAGATTAGATGATAATACATTTTTATCAGAACGATATATTAAAAACATCAAAGAATCAACCCCTTCTGGTATGTTTTATGATAGAGATATAGAAGGGTTATGGGTAACTGGTGAAGGTATTGTATATAGTGACTTTGATAGAAATAAACATTACTTTGACGATTATTCAAATATAACGTTTAAAAAGAAATTCGCTGGAGTTGACTGGGGGTATAGTCACTACGGATCAATAGTTGTAATGGGTGAAAGTGTTGACGGTAAATTTTATTTGCTAGAAGAACACGCTTATCAATTTAAAGAAATAGATGATTGGGTTGAAATTGCTAAGGAAATAAAAGAAAGGCACGGAAACATTACTTTTTATTGTGATAGTGCCAGACCTGAACACGTAGATAGGTTTTATCGTGAAAGACTTAATTCAGTCAATGCGAATAAAGAAAGATTAGCAGGAATAGAACAAGTAGCAAGGTTATTCAAGAAGGATAGCCTTTTTATTAATTCTAATGTAAAGAGATTTAAAGAAGAGATTTATAACTATATATGGGATGAAAAGACAGGGGACACAATTAAGCAATTTGATGATGTGTTAGACTCGTTAAGATATGCTATATATAGCTATATGAACAGACAAACGGCTAAAGTATTAAATAAAGCCCGTTTAGGACTTTAG
- a CDS encoding phage portal protein: MQLLTYPRVEFDEKNIKKELVLKLIREHEKQIPRFKKLKKYYLGEHDILNKQRSKNKPNYKPVCNHAKDIADTSTGYFMGNTISYSNSEDTDIDELLIAFDNAEVDESDHDNALDMAIYGVAYEYVYARENENILDIKSLEVENTFIVYDDSIEQQPLFGIYYFKRKENKADTETYQAVIMTKQFVYSIVLEGKEKGVISDKPIPHNMGDIPIIEYKNNKYSIGDFEQQIGLIDSYNSLTANRINDKEQFIDSILVLYGARLGDDEEESIKAMESLAENKLLELHPEARAEYLSKTLNENEVETLRNAVKQDIYTFSHIPNLTDENFAGNSSGVAMEFKLLGLEMITKIKQRYYVKGLKKRIKLFANYLGLTQIAIDANSIVPHFSRSLPKNLLEISQIVSNLDGKVSQETLLSQIPFVEDPMSEIEKVNEEKQENIAQNQLLLTGGEHVYNTPVGDEVDEQEEQ; encoded by the coding sequence ATGCAATTATTAACTTATCCTAGAGTTGAGTTTGATGAAAAGAACATCAAGAAAGAGTTAGTACTTAAACTAATAAGAGAACATGAGAAACAGATACCACGATTTAAGAAACTTAAGAAATATTATTTAGGTGAGCATGATATTTTAAATAAACAACGTTCAAAAAATAAACCTAATTATAAACCTGTGTGTAATCATGCTAAAGATATAGCTGATACTTCAACAGGTTATTTCATGGGAAATACAATTTCTTATAGCAATTCTGAAGATACTGATATCGATGAATTATTAATTGCTTTTGATAATGCTGAGGTAGATGAATCTGATCACGATAATGCGTTAGATATGGCTATTTATGGTGTTGCTTATGAATATGTTTACGCTAGAGAAAATGAAAATATTTTAGATATAAAAAGCCTTGAAGTAGAGAATACATTTATAGTATATGATGATAGCATTGAACAACAACCGTTATTTGGGATTTATTATTTCAAACGAAAAGAAAATAAAGCAGACACTGAAACATATCAAGCTGTTATTATGACTAAACAATTTGTTTACTCTATAGTTTTAGAAGGTAAAGAAAAAGGGGTTATCTCTGATAAACCTATACCGCATAATATGGGTGATATTCCTATTATCGAATATAAAAATAATAAATATTCAATAGGTGACTTTGAACAACAGATAGGGTTGATTGATAGTTATAATTCATTAACAGCTAATAGAATTAATGATAAAGAACAATTTATTGATAGTATATTAGTTCTATATGGTGCAAGGCTTGGAGATGATGAAGAAGAGTCTATAAAGGCTATGGAGTCTTTAGCAGAAAATAAACTACTAGAATTACACCCTGAAGCACGAGCAGAATATTTAAGTAAAACACTGAATGAGAATGAAGTAGAAACGCTAAGAAACGCTGTTAAGCAAGATATATATACTTTTAGCCATATCCCTAACTTAACTGATGAGAATTTCGCTGGGAATAGTTCAGGCGTTGCAATGGAGTTTAAGCTTTTAGGTTTAGAAATGATAACTAAGATTAAACAAAGATATTATGTTAAAGGCTTGAAGAAACGAATTAAACTATTTGCTAATTATTTAGGGTTAACACAAATAGCTATTGACGCTAACAGCATAGTACCTCATTTTAGCCGTAGTTTACCTAAGAACTTGTTAGAAATATCTCAAATAGTTAGTAATTTAGATGGTAAAGTAAGTCAAGAAACTTTATTAAGTCAAATACCTTTCGTTGAAGATCCTATGAGTGAAATAGAGAAAGTAAACGAAGAGAAACAAGAGAATATAGCACAGAATCAATTATTATTAACAGGTGGAGAACATGTATACAATACGCCAGTAGGTGATGAAGTAGATGAACAAGAAGAACAATAA
- a CDS encoding minor capsid protein: protein MNKKNNKYWEHRKAEMMHSQIARADVTFDEISKVYNHSRKHIEKSIKGIFNKFQAEYGLSKKEAEQVIKIMRTKNKKLIPALSLLPSTPKIKQTIEMLSSAAYVSRINRLQKLLDEIDNVQGYIARNELRKTTDLYKEVAKNGYYGSIHQIQTQTGIGFSFNELDEDLVEKLLAVPWENKNYRDRVWDNATELSNTLKNEVTQAVLTGKSEKLVIDEISNRFNVGEFKAKRLVRTETAYINNEMEALSYIEADIDKYRFVAVLDIRTSHICREHDHKVYEVSKRQVGVNFPPLHPFCRSTTIPVLDTETLSELSRRARDPKTGKNIIIPGNMSYNEWYKKYVDKE from the coding sequence ATGAACAAGAAGAACAATAAGTATTGGGAACATAGAAAAGCTGAAATGATGCACTCTCAGATTGCAAGGGCTGATGTTACTTTTGATGAGATATCAAAGGTATATAATCACTCTAGAAAGCATATTGAAAAGAGTATTAAGGGTATATTTAATAAATTTCAGGCTGAATACGGGCTTTCTAAAAAGGAAGCTGAACAAGTTATTAAAATAATGAGGACGAAGAATAAAAAGCTAATTCCAGCTTTATCCTTATTACCAAGCACCCCTAAAATTAAACAAACTATTGAAATGTTGAGTAGTGCGGCTTATGTTTCCCGTATTAATAGACTTCAAAAGCTATTAGATGAAATTGATAATGTACAGGGATATATTGCTAGAAATGAGTTAAGAAAGACAACAGACTTGTATAAGGAAGTTGCAAAGAACGGCTATTATGGTAGTATACATCAAATTCAAACACAAACTGGTATAGGGTTTAGTTTTAATGAATTAGATGAAGATTTAGTTGAAAAACTATTAGCTGTACCGTGGGAGAATAAAAACTATAGAGATAGAGTGTGGGATAATGCAACAGAGTTATCAAATACTTTAAAAAATGAAGTAACACAAGCTGTACTTACTGGAAAAAGTGAGAAACTAGTAATTGATGAGATATCTAATAGGTTTAATGTTGGAGAATTTAAGGCTAAGCGATTAGTAAGGACTGAAACAGCTTATATTAATAATGAAATGGAAGCTTTAAGTTATATTGAAGCTGATATAGATAAATATAGATTTGTGGCTGTATTGGACATTAGAACATCTCATATTTGTCGGGAACACGACCATAAAGTATATGAGGTGTCTAAAAGACAAGTCGGAGTTAACTTCCCACCATTACACCCCTTCTGTAGGTCAACAACAATACCAGTACTTGATACTGAAACCTTATCAGAACTATCTAGAAGGGCTAGAGACCCTAAAACAGGAAAGAATATAATTATACCGGGGAATATGAGTTATAACGAATGGTATAAAAAATATGTTGATAAAGAATAA
- a CDS encoding DUF4355 domain-containing protein translates to MDQELNNVETVEEKVTAEPTKTQPNDKKYSDAEVDEIVNKKYAKWKKEQEAEQSEAKKLKSMNADEKTKYNQDKRQAELDKREQEIARRELMAEAKSILNERGLPVDLAGVIDLTDADTVKASIEAIGKQWEQAVQKGIAEKLKGTQPLTKAPQNSNGITKEALTKMKYQERLDFKTKNPDEYNRIMKGQ, encoded by the coding sequence ATGGATCAAGAATTAAATAACGTCGAGACGGTTGAAGAAAAGGTAACAGCTGAACCAACTAAAACACAACCCAACGACAAGAAATATAGTGACGCTGAAGTCGACGAGATTGTAAATAAGAAGTATGCTAAATGGAAAAAAGAGCAAGAGGCCGAACAAAGTGAAGCTAAGAAACTTAAATCTATGAATGCAGACGAAAAAACAAAATATAATCAAGATAAACGACAAGCTGAACTTGATAAGCGTGAGCAAGAAATAGCAAGACGTGAATTAATGGCGGAAGCTAAGTCAATTTTAAACGAACGTGGTTTACCTGTTGATTTAGCTGGGGTTATTGATTTAACGGACGCTGACACGGTTAAAGCTTCAATTGAGGCGATTGGTAAGCAGTGGGAACAAGCAGTTCAAAAGGGTATCGCTGAGAAATTAAAAGGTACTCAACCACTAACAAAAGCACCTCAAAATTCAAATGGTATTACGAAAGAAGCATTAACAAAAATGAAATACCAGGAAAGACTAGATTTTAAAACAAAAAATCCAGATGAATATAATAGGATAATGAAAGGACAATAA
- a CDS encoding N4-gp56 family major capsid protein yields MANVTMMADLFDPQVVADMLNETVGKSIVFSPLAEVDTTLAGQPGTKLTVPQWNYIGDAEDVAEGTAIPLAKLGKKSTEMTIKKAGKGVELTDESVLGGLGDPINTAVRQIAKSIDQKVDNDVLAAAKTATQTYTTKSGFKVEDLSNAQDIFESENDDVYVLICHPKAASKLRLNAAKEWLTGTQVGADRVVSGTYGEVLSTQVVRSRKCQENEAFLIQTSLNEDVDTKAFKVLLKREVLTEFDRNIVNKTTVITADRHYGVYLQNAKKVVKITVTAEA; encoded by the coding sequence ATGGCAAATGTAACAATGATGGCGGATTTATTTGATCCGCAAGTAGTAGCAGATATGTTAAATGAAACAGTAGGTAAATCAATCGTATTTTCTCCATTAGCTGAGGTAGATACAACTTTAGCGGGGCAACCCGGAACAAAATTAACAGTACCACAATGGAATTACATTGGGGATGCTGAAGACGTAGCAGAAGGAACAGCAATTCCACTTGCTAAATTAGGTAAAAAATCAACTGAAATGACAATTAAAAAAGCTGGTAAAGGGGTAGAACTTACTGATGAGTCAGTATTAGGAGGTTTAGGAGACCCGATTAATACAGCTGTAAGACAAATCGCTAAGTCTATTGACCAAAAAGTTGATAATGATGTATTAGCGGCGGCTAAAACAGCAACTCAAACATACACAACTAAGAGTGGTTTTAAAGTAGAAGACTTATCTAATGCTCAAGATATCTTCGAAAGTGAAAATGACGATGTTTACGTTTTAATTTGTCACCCTAAAGCAGCTTCTAAACTAAGATTAAACGCTGCTAAAGAATGGTTAACAGGTACTCAAGTTGGTGCTGACAGAGTGGTAAGCGGAACATACGGAGAAGTGTTAAGTACACAAGTTGTACGTTCTAGAAAATGCCAAGAGAACGAAGCATTTTTAATTCAAACTAGTTTAAATGAGGATGTTGACACTAAAGCGTTCAAAGTATTATTAAAACGTGAAGTGTTAACAGAATTCGATAGAAATATCGTTAATAAAACTACTGTAATTACAGCTGACCGCCATTATGGTGTTTACTTACAAAATGCTAAAAAAGTTGTTAAAATTACAGTAACGGCTGAAGCATAG
- a CDS encoding phage head-tail connector protein: MLNELELLTGESDVKVLSLLLLRANNIVLAETNRRVLTPELERIALEIAVEMFNKQGCEGEASRTEGGIAIVYRDGLPSHIKNTLSSYRLARCSGRAFEKEQTETLQDI; the protein is encoded by the coding sequence ATGCTTAATGAATTAGAACTATTAACTGGAGAAAGTGACGTAAAAGTCCTTTCTCTTCTTTTGCTAAGGGCTAATAATATAGTATTAGCAGAAACTAACAGGAGAGTTTTAACTCCTGAATTAGAACGTATAGCGTTAGAAATAGCGGTAGAAATGTTCAATAAACAAGGTTGTGAGGGCGAAGCGTCAAGAACTGAAGGCGGGATAGCTATTGTTTATCGTGATGGCTTACCCTCTCATATCAAAAATACTTTATCTTCTTACAGGTTAGCGAGGTGTTCGGGTCGTGCGTTTGAAAAAGAACAGACTGAAACCTTACAAGATATTTAA
- a CDS encoding HK97-gp10 family putative phage morphogenesis protein — MTEIQNVSRLINKIHRIGGTAGEQIIKAGVSRGTKIVQSEAKLLVPTNSGRTRNSIRTKVDGLKGSVYTNEPSAVFVEFGTGSVGASNHGGISPNVRPSYRNTPWWFHESMVEGGYLSAYNFFTIDTPVGKFYKTEGQAAQPFMYPALKNNRAKVLAEMEKYLSRKLKEITK; from the coding sequence TTGACTGAAATACAGAATGTAAGCAGATTGATTAATAAGATACATAGAATAGGTGGAACAGCAGGAGAACAAATTATAAAAGCTGGAGTCAGTAGGGGAACTAAAATAGTTCAATCTGAAGCTAAATTATTAGTACCAACTAATTCTGGACGAACTAGAAACAGTATAAGAACAAAGGTTGATGGTTTGAAAGGTTCTGTATACACTAACGAACCATCAGCTGTATTTGTTGAGTTCGGTACAGGTAGTGTAGGAGCTAGTAATCATGGTGGTATAAGTCCAAATGTTAGACCATCTTACAGAAATACTCCTTGGTGGTTTCATGAGAGTATGGTTGAGGGCGGTTACTTATCAGCGTATAATTTTTTCACGATAGATACGCCTGTTGGTAAGTTTTATAAGACTGAGGGACAAGCGGCACAACCTTTTATGTACCCAGCCTTAAAGAATAATAGGGCTAAAGTTTTAGCTGAAATGGAAAAGTATTTAAGTAGGAAATTGAAGGAGATAACAAAATGA
- a CDS encoding phage tail tube protein — translation MLANGIKLEYSESTSGYTLLTGLKEVPELGVEPEKVENTTLADTVKQYELGIGDAGELEYKFKYENKTATSPFRVLRKAMDAKKVLNFKQTYPDGTTVTFSGQVSVKLGGGGVNGVIEFTLKVALQSDLVFADASVAM, via the coding sequence ATGTTAGCAAATGGAATTAAATTAGAATACAGTGAATCAACAAGCGGTTATACTCTATTAACAGGGCTTAAAGAAGTACCTGAACTTGGGGTTGAACCTGAGAAAGTAGAGAATACAACACTAGCTGATACTGTAAAACAATATGAGTTAGGAATTGGAGACGCTGGGGAACTAGAATACAAATTCAAGTATGAAAATAAAACAGCAACATCACCATTTAGAGTATTACGCAAAGCTATGGACGCTAAAAAAGTTCTTAACTTTAAACAAACATACCCAGATGGAACAACAGTAACATTTAGTGGTCAAGTTTCAGTAAAACTTGGCGGTGGTGGTGTAAATGGTGTTATTGAATTTACACTAAAAGTTGCTTTACAGTCAGATTTAGTATTCGCAGACGCTTCAGTAGCAATGTAA
- a CDS encoding DUF6096 family protein produces MTKKPYTTWQVGKEEYKLKLTTSAVCKLEENLGVNIVKIFNFNDDFPLPPLKTMLYVLHGAITKYQHGLKFDDVMNIFDDYLDEGHDQMDLLMEVLIPLMQDSGFIPKEEKKAEKVKVLK; encoded by the coding sequence ATGACAAAGAAACCATACACAACTTGGCAAGTAGGTAAAGAGGAATATAAACTAAAATTAACAACATCAGCAGTATGTAAGCTTGAGGAGAATTTAGGGGTAAATATTGTTAAAATCTTTAATTTTAATGATGACTTCCCGTTACCTCCATTAAAAACTATGTTGTATGTATTACATGGTGCTATTACAAAATATCAACATGGGTTAAAATTTGATGATGTAATGAATATTTTTGACGATTATTTAGATGAAGGACACGATCAAATGGATTTATTAATGGAAGTATTAATTCCGTTAATGCAAGACTCGGGTTTTATTCCGAAGGAAGAGAAGAAAGCGGAAAAAGTCAAAGTTCTAAAATAA
- a CDS encoding DUF6711 family protein: MAKLIINGVTIVTPKSFQVSIQDIDGETGRDANGNMVRDRVTTKRKLECEWGFLTQSEMSTLLSSVTSEFFSVSYPDPIIGQTTKTFYVGDRSSPAYSFSEKFKPWSGLKMNFIER, encoded by the coding sequence ATGGCAAAGTTAATTATTAATGGAGTAACAATTGTTACTCCTAAATCATTTCAAGTATCTATTCAAGATATCGATGGAGAAACAGGACGAGATGCTAACGGTAATATGGTTAGAGATAGAGTCACAACTAAACGAAAATTAGAGTGTGAATGGGGTTTTTTAACTCAATCTGAAATGAGTACCTTATTAAGTAGTGTTACAAGTGAATTCTTCTCAGTTTCCTACCCTGACCCTATCATAGGTCAAACAACAAAAACATTTTACGTTGGGGATAGGAGTTCTCCAGCTTATAGTTTTAGTGAAAAATTCAAACCATGGAGCGGTTTAAAAATGAATTTCATAGAAAGGTAG
- a CDS encoding DUF1366 domain-containing protein: protein MFKLAWKNGFELGVDNPKTRVQITNEDMSIIITKNLDGDLSKHSDYDLVNLVLEKFYQDTFPNRAENERFNKVDEKLKVLDTKLAEMDKMKKELEITQGSLMDLITQMSGSLEAEHHEDNSQPKNTSEGGDSNDGNAIRN from the coding sequence ATGTTTAAACTAGCTTGGAAAAATGGATTTGAACTTGGTGTAGACAACCCAAAAACAAGGGTTCAAATTACAAATGAAGATATGTCGATTATTATCACTAAAAATTTAGATGGTGATTTATCAAAGCATTCTGATTATGATTTAGTTAATTTAGTGTTAGAGAAATTTTATCAAGATACATTCCCTAATCGTGCTGAGAATGAACGATTTAATAAAGTTGATGAAAAACTTAAAGTACTAGACACTAAATTGGCTGAAATGGATAAGATGAAAAAAGAACTTGAAATAACACAAGGTTCTTTAATGGATTTAATAACACAAATGAGCGGAAGTTTGGAGGCTGAACACCATGAAGATAATTCACAACCTAAAAATACAAGTGAAGGAGGTGACAGTAATGATGGCAATGCTATTCGCAATTAA
- a CDS encoding CD1375 family protein gives MMAMLFAINIAKGKRTFAQVPKFLKDKVRECLIDMDLEHLAKEGA, from the coding sequence ATGATGGCAATGCTATTCGCAATTAATATAGCAAAAGGGAAACGTACGTTTGCACAAGTACCTAAATTCCTTAAAGATAAAGTCAGAGAATGCTTAATCGATATGGATTTAGAACATCTAGCTAAAGAGGGGGCTTAA
- a CDS encoding phage holin family protein, with amino-acid sequence MEITLPELAERYYHLTKDVYMHAFTLMIVLDVLTGVAKAFVSRTLNSTINRRGLIQHITVWVMCITVYPYVLYLGFNEAGTAFLLFFTLSYCLSLIENLSVLGVPFPTGIKKRLEKLRDELDGKKE; translated from the coding sequence ATGGAAATTACATTACCAGAGTTAGCTGAACGATATTACCATTTAACGAAAGATGTTTACATGCATGCTTTTACATTAATGATAGTGCTAGATGTGTTGACTGGTGTAGCAAAGGCTTTTGTATCAAGGACACTTAATTCAACTATTAATAGAAGAGGTTTAATTCAACATATAACTGTATGGGTTATGTGTATTACTGTATATCCTTATGTATTATATTTAGGTTTTAATGAGGCAGGGACAGCATTTTTACTATTCTTCACACTGAGTTATTGCTTATCGCTAATAGAAAATCTAAGTGTTTTAGGTGTGCCGTTTCCAACTGGTATTAAGAAACGATTAGAAAAGTTAAGAGACGAACTTGACGGAAAGAAGGAATAA
- a CDS encoding N-acetylmuramoyl-L-alanine amidase: MTEIYSDYFQNGVFFTPPKNDILGIVIHNDGGSLSARQYDGFLVDRVNNGTLDRGFAAYYVDRNDVYVFQPSNHQEWHTANPYGNGNFIGFEVCQSMSASDSEFIANEDATLLLAGQVLQSYGLPINEDTVKLHHEFSATSCPHRSMELHGNGGAYNGAGTEACRQYFINRIKQLLAGDVTEPPVVEKSILDEDVELAKRDEPYYEATVSIDYVLESQPTEDSEDKEFVPAGTRVRVYEKKGGWSRVNYKDSDQWIEDKYLTEVTVF; encoded by the coding sequence ATGACAGAAATTTATAGCGATTATTTTCAAAACGGAGTATTTTTTACTCCACCTAAAAACGATATACTAGGAATAGTAATACATAATGATGGGGGTTCGCTATCAGCTAGACAATATGACGGATTCTTAGTCGATAGAGTGAACAATGGAACTCTTGACAGAGGGTTCGCAGCGTACTATGTAGATAGAAACGACGTGTATGTATTCCAACCATCTAACCATCAAGAGTGGCACACGGCTAACCCTTACGGAAATGGTAATTTTATCGGGTTTGAAGTTTGTCAATCAATGTCAGCAAGTGATAGTGAATTTATAGCTAATGAAGATGCTACACTATTACTAGCAGGTCAAGTACTTCAAAGCTATGGCTTACCTATCAACGAAGACACAGTTAAATTACACCACGAATTTAGTGCGACTTCTTGCCCTCATAGAAGTATGGAATTACACGGAAATGGTGGAGCTTACAACGGAGCAGGAACTGAAGCGTGTAGACAATATTTCATCAATCGAATTAAGCAATTATTAGCTGGAGACGTAACTGAACCACCAGTTGTAGAGAAAAGCATTTTAGATGAAGACGTAGAACTAGCTAAGCGTGATGAACCTTATTACGAAGCAACAGTAAGCATTGATTATGTGTTAGAAAGCCAACCAACAGAAGATAGTGAGGATAAAGAATTTGTCCCAGCTGGAACTAGAGTACGTGTGTACGAGAAAAAAGGCGGTTGGAGTAGAGTAAATTACAAGGATAGCGATCAATGGATTGAAGATAAGTACTTAACAGAAGTTACAGTATTTTAA